A single window of Granulicella mallensis MP5ACTX8 DNA harbors:
- a CDS encoding MutS-related protein gives MTQAISEEYERRRAASAGEYARETEKGARFTLFAFVALVFCAYFLWSAIRTSGSLWLVAAAAGFCSVATVLSLRTRRSSERASRLSALYEEGMGRVNGEAPQSGFTGESFAEAGHLYERDLNVLGKDSLFGMLATTRTMVGQRALARMLLRPAEAHTVRQRQAAVQELAPQLDLRERVALLGRWAFEELPAESFEVWLDAERSNFPRWVRSVLLLLTFAWATAIAAGLIAHVEISFLVRNVVALLGLQNALCLWLRPRVHLELEATKKLGSQIAVLREGLRLMRNSNFAAERLVALQRGIEDEDRALAQLQRHLVLVEQRATDWFYVPSLLIGAGTHAALSLDRWKQRFAEPMRNWLDAWAEFEALLALATYTAEHAENVYPEVVDEGQTKTALFEAEAMTHPLLLRSEAVANDVSLGNGVQFLLISGSNMAGKSTLLRTIGANAVLALAGVPVPVKRMKLSVVHLGASLALTDSLAEGKSKFLAEVERLRDVLALARANPASSLFLIDEIFSGTNSLDRRAAAKAVLRGLVATGAVGALSTHDLALAELAEKPELHGSNVHMASPDEADPLGFDYLLKPGINRTTNALAIVRLLGLDS, from the coding sequence ATGACGCAGGCAATCAGCGAAGAGTACGAGAGACGGCGGGCAGCATCAGCGGGCGAGTATGCCCGCGAGACAGAAAAAGGCGCGAGGTTCACCCTTTTTGCCTTCGTTGCCCTGGTGTTCTGCGCGTATTTCCTATGGAGCGCCATTCGTACGAGCGGAAGTCTTTGGCTGGTGGCAGCGGCCGCAGGGTTTTGCTCGGTGGCAACGGTTCTTTCGCTGCGTACGAGAAGGTCTTCAGAACGCGCATCCCGCCTTTCGGCGTTGTATGAGGAGGGGATGGGACGTGTGAATGGGGAAGCGCCACAGTCTGGGTTTACCGGCGAGAGCTTCGCGGAGGCCGGGCATCTGTATGAGCGCGATCTCAATGTCCTGGGCAAGGATTCTCTGTTTGGCATGCTCGCGACCACGCGAACGATGGTGGGACAGCGAGCCCTGGCGCGAATGCTGTTGCGCCCGGCAGAGGCTCATACCGTAAGGCAGCGGCAGGCTGCGGTGCAGGAGCTTGCTCCACAGCTCGATCTGCGGGAACGGGTGGCGCTGCTGGGTCGCTGGGCCTTTGAGGAGTTGCCCGCCGAGAGCTTTGAAGTCTGGCTGGACGCAGAACGCAGCAACTTTCCGAGATGGGTGCGCAGCGTGCTCCTGTTGCTGACGTTTGCATGGGCTACGGCGATTGCGGCAGGCCTGATCGCGCACGTTGAGATTAGCTTTCTGGTACGAAATGTCGTGGCCCTGCTGGGACTGCAAAACGCGCTCTGTCTCTGGCTGCGGCCGAGGGTGCACCTTGAGCTTGAGGCGACGAAGAAACTGGGTAGCCAGATTGCCGTCCTTCGCGAGGGGCTGCGGCTGATGCGCAACTCGAACTTTGCGGCTGAGCGGCTGGTTGCGTTGCAGCGCGGCATCGAGGATGAGGATCGCGCCCTGGCGCAGTTGCAGCGCCATCTGGTGCTGGTGGAGCAACGCGCTACGGATTGGTTCTATGTTCCCAGTCTGCTGATCGGTGCCGGTACGCATGCGGCGCTCTCACTCGACCGTTGGAAGCAGCGTTTCGCGGAGCCGATGCGGAACTGGCTCGATGCCTGGGCCGAGTTCGAGGCCTTGTTGGCGCTGGCGACGTATACGGCCGAGCATGCGGAGAATGTCTATCCCGAGGTTGTGGACGAGGGGCAGACGAAGACCGCGCTCTTCGAGGCGGAGGCCATGACGCATCCGTTGCTGCTACGTAGCGAGGCAGTGGCCAACGATGTATCGCTGGGGAACGGAGTGCAGTTTCTGCTCATCTCCGGCTCGAACATGGCGGGCAAATCGACCCTGCTGCGAACCATCGGCGCGAACGCGGTGCTCGCGCTTGCGGGGGTTCCTGTGCCGGTAAAAAGGATGAAGCTATCCGTAGTTCACCTGGGTGCTTCACTAGCTCTTACGGACTCGCTGGCGGAAGGGAAGTCGAAGTTCCTGGCCGAGGTGGAACGCCTTCGCGATGTGCTCGCGCTGGCCAGGGCGAATCCTGCGTCGAGCCTGTTTCTGATCGACGAGATCTTCAGCGGAACGAACTCACTGGACCGCCGGGCGGCGGCTAAGGCTGTGCTGCGTGGGCTGGTTGCCACGGGAGCTGTGGGAGCGCTCTCCACGCACGATCTTGCGCTGGCGGAACTGGCAGAGAAGCCGGAGCTGCACGGAAGCAACGTGCACATGGCCAGTCCCGATGAAGCCGATCCTCTGGGCTTCGACTACCTGCTCAAGCCAGGGATCAATCGTACGACCAACGCGCTGGCGATCGTGCGATTACTCGGGCTGGACAGCTAA
- a CDS encoding menaquinone biosynthetic enzyme MqnA/MqnD family protein, producing MPLRVSAIAFLNPAPLLYSFEHEPAATQLRKNYTVHYTSPAQCAHELLTDEADLGLIPIAALTPELAIVPGCTIASQHEVRSILLLVKNPDRLALHGALQSVITVAADAASRSSQTYTHILFERFHNTRPGYVEHPADPLAMLAVADAALLIGDPALLAREHRTRIDAAFDEPLLWLDLATLWREHTGLPWVAAVWALRPEALERSGVSAQQLIADLTASRDNGTAHVEDLVREWTPRLPLSSETIHTYLTRNIHYTLDPNCLKAIELFRRLAAEIGALPPLPGLNLLG from the coding sequence GTGCCTCTTCGTGTCTCTGCAATCGCTTTTCTGAACCCTGCTCCTCTGCTCTATAGCTTTGAGCACGAGCCCGCCGCAACGCAGCTTCGTAAAAACTACACGGTGCACTATACCTCTCCGGCACAGTGCGCGCATGAACTGCTCACCGATGAGGCCGACCTGGGGTTGATCCCCATCGCTGCTCTCACACCGGAGTTGGCCATCGTGCCCGGCTGCACCATCGCCTCGCAGCACGAGGTACGCAGCATCCTGCTGCTCGTCAAAAATCCCGATCGGCTAGCGCTGCATGGAGCCTTGCAAAGCGTAATCACGGTCGCCGCCGATGCCGCCTCGCGGAGCTCGCAGACTTATACGCATATCCTCTTTGAGCGCTTTCACAACACGCGCCCCGGCTATGTCGAACACCCTGCCGACCCGCTCGCCATGCTTGCCGTCGCAGACGCCGCGCTGCTGATCGGCGACCCTGCCCTGCTGGCCCGCGAACACCGGACACGGATCGATGCAGCCTTCGACGAGCCTTTGCTGTGGCTCGATCTTGCGACGCTCTGGCGCGAGCACACCGGCCTGCCCTGGGTTGCTGCAGTCTGGGCTCTGCGGCCCGAGGCTCTGGAACGCTCCGGAGTCAGCGCGCAACAGTTGATCGCCGACCTCACCGCCAGCCGCGACAACGGCACAGCGCACGTCGAAGACCTCGTCCGCGAGTGGACACCGCGCCTGCCCCTTTCCTCCGAGACGATCCACACGTATCTCACGCGCAATATCCACTACACGCTCGATCCCAATTGCCTTAAAGCGATCGAGCTCTTTCGGAGACTGGCTGCTGAGATTGGGGCATTGCCACCGCTGCCGGGGTTGAACCTGCTGGGCTAA
- the rimO gene encoding 30S ribosomal protein S12 methylthiotransferase RimO, with amino-acid sequence MSLSPTLENPATETETRRPKVGFVSLGCPKNLVDSEVMMGLLHRGGAELTPRAEDAEILVVNTCSFIDSAKQESVDTILEMVQHKIANGGRAQKLIVAGCLVERYRDEIRKNIPEVDAVVGTGELEAIMEAAGLSRPTPAENNSPFAILTTAQIERHASSVNQHSRPESDGPQIAHEATRNISSDAQSSRPEGDAREQAGRFSREAWDGATAALPNYLYSDETPRILTTPRASAYIKIAEGCDHPCSFCIIPQLRGKFRSRPLASIVAETKSLIAQGVREITLIGQDTTCYGEDLPKDAVTGKRPELADLLDALAPLPGLKWLRFLYAYPNKVTTRLLESIAKHDTVAKYLDVPLQHASANVLRRMKRGGTSHRFLQIIDKARSIVPGLVLRTSFIVGFPGETEADFEELLAFVQEAKIDWLGVFSYSDEEGAGAFSLDEKVPKRTIEARRRKLMKLQNKISTKARRAWVGREIDLLVEGESEETELLWQGRSLDQAPEIDGKVLINDFGPHEVLVPGTFYRAEITESHDYDVVARIIE; translated from the coding sequence GTGAGCCTCTCCCCCACCCTCGAAAACCCAGCCACTGAAACCGAGACCCGCCGCCCCAAGGTCGGATTTGTCTCGCTCGGCTGCCCCAAGAACCTCGTCGACTCCGAGGTCATGATGGGCCTGCTGCATCGTGGCGGAGCGGAGCTCACCCCCAGGGCCGAAGACGCCGAGATCCTTGTCGTCAACACCTGCAGCTTCATCGACTCCGCCAAGCAGGAGTCGGTCGACACCATCCTCGAGATGGTGCAACACAAGATCGCCAACGGCGGCCGCGCCCAGAAGCTCATCGTCGCCGGCTGCCTGGTTGAGCGCTATCGCGATGAGATCCGCAAGAACATCCCGGAGGTCGACGCTGTCGTCGGCACCGGTGAGCTGGAAGCGATCATGGAGGCCGCGGGCCTCTCGCGCCCCACACCCGCTGAGAACAACTCTCCGTTCGCGATCTTGACGACCGCGCAGATCGAGCGGCATGCGTCGTCGGTCAACCAGCACTCACGCCCCGAGTCCGACGGGCCACAAATCGCTCACGAAGCCACGCGAAACATCTCGTCCGACGCGCAGTCGAGCCGCCCGGAAGGTGATGCCCGCGAACAGGCCGGCCGCTTCTCGCGCGAGGCCTGGGACGGCGCGACCGCTGCCCTGCCGAACTACCTCTACTCGGACGAGACGCCGCGCATTCTCACCACGCCACGCGCCTCGGCGTACATCAAGATCGCCGAAGGCTGCGACCATCCGTGCAGCTTCTGCATCATCCCGCAGTTGCGTGGCAAGTTCCGTTCGCGCCCCCTCGCCAGCATCGTGGCAGAGACGAAGTCGCTCATCGCGCAGGGTGTTCGCGAGATCACGCTCATCGGCCAGGACACGACCTGCTACGGCGAAGACCTGCCCAAGGATGCCGTCACCGGCAAGCGCCCGGAACTGGCCGACCTGCTCGACGCGCTGGCACCGCTGCCGGGCCTCAAGTGGCTGCGCTTCCTCTACGCATACCCGAACAAGGTCACGACGCGGCTTCTGGAGTCGATCGCGAAGCATGACACCGTCGCGAAGTATCTCGACGTGCCGCTGCAACACGCCAGCGCGAACGTACTACGTCGTATGAAGCGCGGCGGCACCTCCCACCGCTTCCTGCAGATCATCGACAAGGCTCGTTCGATCGTCCCCGGCCTTGTGCTGCGGACCAGCTTCATCGTCGGCTTCCCCGGCGAGACGGAAGCCGATTTCGAGGAGCTTCTGGCGTTTGTGCAGGAGGCCAAGATCGACTGGCTCGGTGTCTTCTCGTACTCCGACGAGGAAGGCGCAGGTGCGTTCTCGCTCGACGAGAAGGTGCCGAAGCGCACGATTGAAGCTCGCCGCCGCAAGCTGATGAAGCTGCAGAACAAGATCAGCACCAAGGCCCGGCGCGCTTGGGTAGGACGCGAGATCGACCTTCTGGTCGAAGGCGAGAGCGAAGAGACCGAGCTTCTCTGGCAGGGTCGCTCGCTGGACCAGGCCCCCGAGATCGACGGCAAGGTATTGATCAACGACTTCGGGCCGCATGAAGTGTTGGTGCCGGGGACCTTCTATCGGGCCGAGATTACCGAGTCGCATGATTACGATGTGGTTGCGAGAATCATCGAGTAG
- a CDS encoding SNARE-associated domain-containing protein — protein sequence MSPPLHALAAWFALAADRRLVHFFLHLGLLGLFLVSTVDSSFVPLPIPGVTDIMIVLFAAGHTNVILLVFIATLGSAAGGFFSHAVGQVGGMKFLEKHVPAAILKRATGWVESHALIAVSLPALLPPPMPLSPFVLAAGAVHMSRRKFMTAFTLSRLVRHSIAAWLGIRYGHQVLHLWSSFSTRWGTTVLIALWSFILIFTALGIWKLYKTSREMQPLKRDRSSTAREAA from the coding sequence ATGAGCCCCCCACTCCACGCTCTTGCCGCATGGTTTGCCCTGGCTGCGGATCGTCGCCTTGTACATTTCTTCCTGCACCTGGGGCTGCTGGGACTCTTTCTCGTCTCTACCGTCGACAGTTCCTTCGTGCCTCTGCCCATTCCCGGCGTCACGGACATCATGATCGTGCTCTTCGCCGCCGGGCACACCAATGTGATTCTGCTGGTGTTCATCGCGACCCTGGGCTCGGCGGCGGGAGGATTCTTCTCCCATGCAGTCGGCCAGGTCGGGGGCATGAAGTTCCTGGAAAAGCATGTTCCAGCCGCCATTTTGAAACGAGCTACCGGATGGGTGGAGTCGCACGCCCTCATCGCGGTCTCGCTCCCTGCCCTGCTTCCTCCGCCGATGCCGCTTTCGCCCTTCGTGCTGGCAGCGGGCGCGGTGCATATGTCGCGCAGGAAGTTCATGACCGCCTTCACCCTGAGCCGCCTGGTACGGCACTCGATCGCCGCCTGGCTCGGTATCCGCTACGGTCACCAGGTGCTGCATCTTTGGTCGAGTTTCTCCACTCGCTGGGGAACGACCGTCCTGATCGCCCTCTGGTCGTTCATCCTGATCTTTACGGCTCTCGGCATCTGGAAGCTCTACAAGACATCGCGAGAGATGCAGCCTCTCAAAAGGGACCGTTCGTCCACAGCCCGAGAGGCCGCATAG
- a CDS encoding winged helix-turn-helix transcriptional regulator has protein sequence MKKQIFTPTCSTVELEEALKVLEGRWKILILFHLFSAPVLRFSELLRAVSGISQKMLIQQLRDLEKDGVVHRKVYPEVPPKVEYMLTKDGTALRPALKALKAWAGSRKMPAPVKK, from the coding sequence ATGAAAAAACAAATATTCACGCCAACATGTTCCACAGTGGAACTGGAAGAAGCGCTCAAAGTGCTGGAAGGGCGATGGAAGATCCTCATTCTCTTCCATCTCTTCAGTGCACCGGTACTACGGTTCTCGGAATTACTCCGCGCAGTGTCCGGGATATCTCAGAAGATGTTGATTCAGCAATTGCGTGATCTGGAAAAAGATGGTGTGGTTCACCGCAAGGTATATCCGGAGGTGCCACCCAAGGTGGAATACATGTTAACGAAAGATGGGACGGCTCTTCGTCCGGCGCTCAAGGCGCTTAAGGCCTGGGCAGGATCGCGAAAGATGCCGGCTCCGGTAAAGAAATAG
- a CDS encoding beta-ketoacyl-ACP synthase III gives MTLTLKPRNSVRAKISAIGTYVPPRLLTNADLERMVATNDQWITERTGIRERHIVDKGTGTSDLAAEAARRCLAKRGIEASDLDTIIVATVTPDMLFPSAACLVQDKIGAKGAWGFDLSAACSGFPYALQVGAKLIESGAHKKVMVIGADVMSSIIDYTDRTTCVIFGDGAGAVLIEPCEEGEIGLIDFWHEIDGSGAVSLNMPAGGSLLPASHETVDKKQHFVHQDGQAVYKFAVRKMAEAAETILGRNGITGSDLDCFIPHQANKRIILSTAERLQLPEDRVIINIDRFGNTTAGTIPLAMNTALEENRLKKGDLVLLASVGAGFTVGATLLRWEF, from the coding sequence TTGACCCTGACGTTGAAACCCCGGAACAGTGTGCGTGCCAAAATATCTGCCATAGGAACCTACGTTCCACCTCGTCTGCTGACCAATGCGGACCTGGAAAGGATGGTCGCCACCAACGATCAGTGGATTACCGAACGCACCGGCATCCGTGAGCGCCACATCGTCGATAAGGGCACCGGCACCAGCGATCTTGCCGCCGAAGCAGCCCGTCGCTGCCTGGCCAAGCGTGGCATCGAAGCCAGCGACCTCGACACCATCATCGTCGCCACGGTAACCCCGGACATGCTCTTCCCCTCCGCCGCCTGCCTGGTGCAGGACAAGATCGGGGCCAAGGGCGCCTGGGGCTTCGACCTCTCCGCCGCCTGCTCCGGCTTCCCTTACGCTCTGCAGGTAGGCGCCAAGCTCATCGAGAGCGGCGCACATAAGAAAGTCATGGTCATCGGCGCCGACGTGATGAGCTCCATCATCGACTACACCGACCGCACCACCTGCGTCATCTTCGGCGACGGCGCGGGCGCCGTCCTGATCGAGCCCTGCGAAGAAGGGGAGATCGGCCTCATCGACTTCTGGCATGAGATCGACGGCTCCGGTGCTGTCAGCCTCAACATGCCCGCCGGCGGCAGCCTCCTGCCCGCCAGCCACGAGACCGTCGACAAGAAGCAGCACTTCGTCCATCAGGACGGCCAGGCCGTCTACAAGTTCGCCGTGCGCAAGATGGCCGAAGCCGCTGAGACAATTCTCGGACGGAACGGCATCACAGGTTCCGACCTCGACTGCTTCATTCCGCACCAGGCCAACAAGCGCATCATCCTCTCCACAGCGGAGCGGCTCCAACTACCGGAAGATCGCGTCATCATCAACATCGACCGCTTCGGCAATACGACCGCCGGAACGATTCCCCTGGCGATGAATACGGCCCTCGAAGAGAACCGCCTCAAGAAGGGCGACCTCGTGCTGTTGGCTAGCGTCGGCGCGGGCTTCACGGTAGGCGCTACCCTGCTGCGCTGGGAGTTCTAA
- a CDS encoding M13 family metallopeptidase produces MKSVLLLGCSALLLSPVALTLSAQDVHGVHASSMDKTVQPGDNFYRYANGTWIAKTEIPADRTSLSGFSLLADVVNKRVAGIIEEAAKANAAPGTEKRKIADLYASYMDEQAIDAHGMAALKPHLKEIAAIGNQKELAAALGHTLRADTDALNNTNFHTPNLFGIWIAPGFNDPDHYTPYLMQGGLQLPDRAYYLTDSERMKTIREKYVQHISAMLKLAGYDNTDKRAEGILALEHSIAEHHLSLAEDENIAKANNVWQKTDFAKNAPGLDWDAYFTAADLAQQPDFIVWQPTAVTAEAAIVAATPIDTWKDYLAFHLIEQYSVAISTSLADERFNFAGKILTGAQQQRPREQRAVALVNGVLGDAVGQLYAARYFTPADKAKVEEMVHNLLTTFHARLENLTWMTPGTKAEALRKLGTLQVSIGYTDHWRSYEGLNIEPGDLFGNLWRASLFDYHYSLARIGKPTDRKEWTMTPQTVNAVNLPLDNGLNFPAAIFGPPFFDPKAPDAVNYGAIGTVIGHEISHTFDSEGAAFDSQGKVRNWWTDADRAHFDASIEALAKQYDTYAPFPDLHLNGHQTLGENIADLAGITASYDAWKTSLHGKPAPVVGGLTGDQQFFIGYAQSEGGKAREAALRQQVLTDPHSPGEFRADTVRNLDAWYAAFDVKPGQSLYLAPADRVHIW; encoded by the coding sequence ATGAAATCAGTGCTGCTTCTCGGTTGCTCCGCCCTCTTGCTCTCACCTGTCGCGCTTACCCTCTCCGCGCAAGATGTTCACGGCGTCCACGCCTCCAGCATGGACAAGACCGTGCAGCCCGGCGATAACTTTTATCGCTACGCCAACGGCACCTGGATAGCCAAGACCGAGATCCCCGCCGACCGCACCAGCCTGTCCGGCTTCTCCCTACTCGCCGACGTCGTCAACAAGCGCGTTGCCGGAATCATCGAGGAGGCAGCCAAGGCCAATGCGGCGCCGGGCACCGAGAAGCGCAAGATCGCCGATCTCTACGCCTCCTATATGGACGAGCAAGCCATCGACGCCCACGGCATGGCCGCGCTCAAGCCGCACCTCAAAGAGATCGCAGCCATCGGCAACCAGAAGGAGCTTGCTGCGGCGCTTGGCCATACGCTCCGTGCTGACACCGATGCGCTGAACAACACCAACTTCCACACGCCCAACCTCTTCGGCATCTGGATCGCGCCCGGCTTCAACGACCCCGATCACTACACGCCCTACCTGATGCAGGGTGGCCTGCAACTACCCGACCGCGCTTACTATCTGACCGATTCCGAACGCATGAAGACCATCCGCGAGAAGTACGTGCAGCACATCTCCGCGATGCTGAAGCTCGCAGGTTATGACAATACCGACAAGCGTGCCGAAGGCATCCTCGCGCTGGAGCACTCCATTGCGGAGCACCACCTCTCGCTCGCCGAAGACGAAAACATCGCCAAGGCCAACAACGTCTGGCAGAAGACGGACTTCGCAAAGAACGCGCCGGGCCTCGACTGGGACGCCTATTTCACCGCAGCAGACCTTGCGCAGCAGCCCGACTTCATCGTCTGGCAGCCCACTGCCGTGACCGCAGAGGCCGCGATCGTTGCCGCGACTCCGATCGATACCTGGAAGGACTACCTCGCCTTCCATCTCATCGAGCAGTACTCCGTCGCCATCTCCACCTCGCTGGCCGATGAGCGCTTCAACTTCGCCGGCAAGATCCTTACCGGGGCACAGCAGCAGCGCCCTCGCGAGCAGCGGGCCGTGGCTCTCGTCAACGGTGTCCTCGGCGACGCCGTCGGCCAGCTCTATGCCGCACGGTACTTCACCCCCGCCGACAAGGCCAAGGTCGAAGAGATGGTGCACAACCTTCTCACCACCTTCCACGCGCGTCTCGAAAACCTCACCTGGATGACGCCCGGCACCAAGGCAGAGGCCCTGCGCAAGCTCGGCACGCTGCAGGTCAGCATCGGCTATACAGACCACTGGCGCTCATACGAGGGCCTCAACATCGAGCCCGGCGACCTCTTCGGCAACCTGTGGCGCGCTTCACTCTTCGACTATCACTACTCTCTGGCGCGCATCGGCAAACCCACCGACCGCAAGGAGTGGACGATGACTCCGCAGACCGTCAACGCCGTCAATCTACCACTCGACAATGGCCTCAACTTCCCGGCGGCCATCTTTGGACCGCCGTTCTTCGACCCCAAGGCACCGGATGCCGTGAACTACGGCGCCATCGGCACCGTCATCGGGCATGAGATCTCGCATACCTTCGACAGCGAAGGCGCGGCGTTCGACTCCCAGGGCAAGGTCCGCAACTGGTGGACCGACGCCGACCGCGCCCACTTCGACGCCTCTATCGAGGCGCTCGCCAAGCAGTACGACACCTATGCGCCCTTCCCTGACCTGCACCTGAACGGGCATCAGACGCTGGGTGAGAACATCGCCGACCTCGCAGGGATCACGGCCTCCTACGATGCCTGGAAGACCTCGCTGCACGGCAAGCCTGCGCCTGTTGTCGGTGGACTCACCGGGGACCAGCAGTTCTTCATCGGCTATGCGCAGAGCGAGGGAGGCAAGGCTCGCGAGGCGGCGTTACGTCAGCAGGTTCTCACCGACCCCCACTCTCCTGGTGAGTTCCGCGCCGATACCGTTCGCAACCTCGATGCCTGGTACGCCGCGTTCGATGTAAAACCCGGCCAGTCTCTGTACCTGGCCCCGGCGGATAGGGTTCATATCTGGTAG
- the dprA gene encoding DNA-processing protein DprA: MSQGVKEEARLAWLALVLTPRMGPTRCGRTVQRLGAVERVFSASLTELESTGMPAEAAQFCFDGRSRAAALDEAQRVAEAGASFVTPADDHYPQRLLEIYDPPPVLWVRGNAEVLNRAGIAVVGTRHPTPYGSGMAEMLSRDLARRGVVILSGMARGVDTCAHKGALDAGGITIAVWGTGIDVIYPKENKKLAEQIVQQGGALISEFPMGTFPAPQNFPIRNRTLSGMSVGVLVVEAAEYSGTRITARCALEQSRDVYAVPGNATNKNAWGPNTLIKQGAKLTATWEDVWEDLPSQVRAELEGRLEAQTGAGNRGNESSNGGSASLFPGAATLFPEAAAMPPMSEQERLVMQHLRQDEALQLDELIERLEPKMVSGEVFTALFELELAGRVKQMPGKNYVRSF, translated from the coding sequence ATGTCGCAAGGGGTAAAGGAAGAGGCACGTCTGGCATGGTTGGCATTGGTGCTGACGCCGCGGATGGGACCAACGCGATGTGGTCGAACTGTACAGCGTCTGGGCGCAGTGGAGCGTGTATTTTCAGCATCGCTGACGGAACTGGAGAGCACCGGCATGCCCGCTGAAGCGGCGCAGTTCTGCTTCGACGGCCGCTCCCGGGCAGCAGCGCTGGACGAGGCTCAGCGTGTCGCCGAGGCCGGCGCAAGCTTTGTAACTCCTGCGGACGATCACTATCCGCAGCGGCTGCTGGAGATCTACGATCCTCCGCCGGTGCTTTGGGTGCGCGGGAATGCAGAGGTACTGAATCGTGCAGGAATTGCGGTGGTAGGCACACGGCATCCGACGCCCTATGGTTCAGGTATGGCCGAGATGCTGAGTCGCGATCTTGCGCGCCGCGGGGTGGTTATTCTCAGCGGCATGGCGCGTGGTGTCGACACCTGCGCGCATAAGGGCGCGCTCGACGCAGGCGGCATCACGATAGCCGTGTGGGGCACGGGTATCGATGTCATCTATCCGAAGGAGAACAAAAAGCTGGCCGAACAGATTGTGCAGCAGGGAGGTGCGCTGATCAGCGAGTTTCCGATGGGCACTTTTCCTGCGCCGCAGAACTTTCCGATCCGCAACCGAACGCTCAGCGGGATGAGCGTAGGAGTGCTCGTCGTGGAGGCTGCGGAGTATTCCGGCACACGCATCACCGCGCGCTGCGCTCTCGAACAGAGCCGGGACGTCTACGCGGTGCCAGGCAACGCGACGAACAAGAATGCCTGGGGACCGAACACGCTCATCAAGCAGGGTGCAAAGTTAACCGCAACGTGGGAGGATGTCTGGGAAGACCTGCCCTCGCAGGTGCGCGCGGAGCTGGAGGGACGATTGGAGGCGCAGACCGGGGCCGGGAACAGGGGCAATGAATCCTCGAACGGGGGGAGCGCATCTTTATTCCCCGGAGCCGCAACGCTATTCCCCGAAGCCGCTGCGATGCCGCCGATGAGCGAACAGGAGCGGCTGGTGATGCAGCATCTTCGCCAGGATGAGGCCTTGCAGCTCGACGAACTGATCGAGCGGCTGGAGCCGAAGATGGTTTCGGGTGAAGTGTTTACGGCCCTGTTTGAGCTCGAACTCGCAGGGCGTGTGAAGCAGATGCCGGGGAAGAATTACGTGCGCAGTTTTTAG
- a CDS encoding SDR family NAD(P)-dependent oxidoreductase, with product MAVIAVVTGASRGAGKGIAIALGEAGATVYVTGRSIADGDSLYGGTVTETADLITRAGGKGVAIALDHTDDKAVAALFARVRAEHGRLDILVNNAANAVESTTMRGGFWEKPLEAVDLITVGLRSHFVSAYYAAPLLIANGRGLIVHTGHYGAVAYYHGPAYGAQKAGADKMAADFAKELRPHNIAAVSIWMGGLDTERARAYLANMPDELRPKTKRESPQFTGKVIAALYESNLRMELSGRALIGAELGAKLGVSDIDGSAPKSYRYELGGPPELHSTLTS from the coding sequence ATGGCTGTGATAGCAGTAGTCACCGGAGCGAGTCGAGGTGCGGGAAAGGGCATAGCCATTGCGTTAGGTGAGGCGGGGGCAACCGTATATGTCACCGGACGCAGCATTGCGGACGGCGACTCTCTTTATGGCGGTACAGTAACCGAAACCGCTGACCTGATTACTCGGGCTGGGGGCAAGGGCGTTGCCATCGCCCTTGATCACACTGATGACAAAGCAGTCGCGGCGCTATTCGCCCGCGTAAGGGCGGAGCATGGCCGCCTCGACATCCTGGTCAACAATGCCGCCAATGCGGTCGAAAGCACAACGATGCGCGGCGGCTTCTGGGAAAAGCCGCTGGAGGCGGTCGATCTCATTACCGTCGGCTTGCGTTCGCATTTTGTGTCCGCTTATTATGCTGCCCCTCTCTTGATCGCTAACGGTCGCGGCCTTATTGTCCACACTGGCCATTATGGTGCTGTCGCCTATTACCACGGCCCCGCCTATGGTGCGCAGAAGGCTGGTGCGGACAAGATGGCAGCCGATTTTGCGAAGGAGTTGCGACCACATAACATCGCGGCAGTCTCAATCTGGATGGGCGGCCTCGATACCGAACGCGCGCGCGCCTATCTTGCCAACATGCCCGATGAATTGCGACCGAAGACGAAACGGGAATCGCCGCAATTCACTGGAAAGGTGATCGCCGCACTTTATGAGTCCAACCTGAGAATGGAATTATCGGGGCGTGCCTTGATCGGCGCGGAACTGGGTGCGAAGCTCGGCGTGAGTGACATCGACGGCAGCGCACCGAAGTCCTACCGGTATGAATTAGGCGGACCGCCGGAGTTACACTCGACCCTCACATCCTGA